The DNA region CAACTCGGTGATTCTGAATCCtgaattccattagtggatgaAAAGTATAGTTTGTTCAGTATCGTGAAAAGAGAGATTTGACTTCATTGAAGCCTCGGCTTCTATAACGGATCAGTACTTTTGTTAATATAATTTCGGTTaattatttactctgaagaagtggcttaaattaagtcacaaaacgtcagaaatacaatttttctactcattgggatataacaaaaatagatttattataAAGGATCAAGTCTTAGTTTAGTGCACCTGGACTTTTGGTTTAAAGTACAATGGCTGTGACGAATACGGAGTGGAAATCGTCGCTGAACATAATCCAACCTGGTTGTCTTAAACGAATACACGACATATAATAAGGacaaagtattattattattggtcgGACACATtctttgtacattaaaatacgtGGGTTAGTGTTATAGAGGTTACGTAGTATACAACTCGGAAGTCATTGAGACCTGCTTCTGAAAGTACAGATTGTGGGAATATCTGAGTCTTAAGTCTACCACAGTATTAAACCTAGATACGACCTTATTGTTTACGGTAAAGtcaaaattgaaaaataaatcacGACAATAAAGCTATCTACATTTAGTGGTTCTAGGTTCCATTTCGAGGATCACAGAGAAACTTTTTGAGATCCATACAGATAATTTGGCGTATGGCTAAGCTCAGGAAAAGAACATGAACACATTACCATAAGATCGTCTGCATAAAGAAATTGTTTATCCATAGTGAAGTATTCTTACATATCGcttatttaaattttttaagAGAAGAAAACGTGATACACTACCTCGTGTTATACCACTTGTAGCGAGTTTATTTAACTATACGGTGTCTGTGACTGAGGAAATTATTGAGCCACACAAGTAAGAGTGAGTGTGAGTTCATTTATAAAACGTTGGTGGTAAATTATGCTGTAGGCTTTAGAAATGTCAGAACATAGTATTAAAACTAGTTGCTCAATGCTACATTCAGTGAAAACTGAGCTAAACAAATTAGGATAACTAGTGATGCAAGATCCAGTTCCACGGAAGCCGTGTTGTGAATGAGCGTTGTGTTTTCCGGCGAATTAGTAGTCAGAAATTTCGTCACATGCAATATTTTACATTATTCTTGGGATAACCGGGGTAATATTCACAGGCCGATACTCATCTTAGTAAGTCTTGTTTGTAGATTCGTAAGGAAGTATTGTGTGTGGTTTCCAACAGTTAGGACTAGTGCCCGTATCCAGAGGAACTATAAACAGTTTTAGAAGAAGCAGTGGAAGTAAACATGTAGAATTCCGTCAAATTGGTGACTTCTCGAAACCTTAAGGGATTGGAAGAGATACATCTCATGTGTGATTTCTTGTCCAAAGTTTTCTAGAgtcttattatttattacaacaATATCACTGAAAATGTTTGTGTCGGTTTTCGAATCTTTATAAAAGAACCATTATGGAAAATTCAAGGGAAATCTTAAGTTTGCGATAATCCTACACGTTTATTGAGTAGAATAACTAAGGTTAACTTCTTTTGAACCACCGTTAAGTGCTAACTACCCTTCAATATAGGCCTTTGAATTATGAATTTCTCAGACTTGGTTAGAAATTACAGCTAATTGTGCGGGTGAAAAACAATTCGACTTAAAGTAACTTTTCGAAAAATCTTAGTTAGTTGCGTTACTTAACTGTTATGAATAAGGCATTAGCTTTTCACCGGTGCAATGGAATCGATTTGATAAAATGTCTCGCACACGTACGAGACTATTTCTCGAGAAGTTATTCAAAAATGAACACTTCAACAAGGTTTGCATTAAGCCCACTTTGCACTTTATAGTCCCGATATTGACGTTTTCTTTTAAGGAAAGGTTATCAGTAGGGTTAATATTAACGGTAAGAATACAGACAACCATTTTATGATCATTGCTTCCAAGTTCATTCCTAACTTGTACGGATGGGAGAATGGTATCTTGAAATAGAATTAGTTTGAGGATGTTAGCATGCCTTCCTGAGGTATGCACCTATCAAAACCAACAGTAGATATCTAGTATTGTTGAGAATTCCTCATTACTTGACGGACTTGTCACCAGTAAATCAGTTTATAATAGGATAGCTAAAGTCGCCTCCATGGCTTCCACATCAACATTTCAAATACAATGATGTATAAGTGCATTAACACTAAGATCATCCACAGTGGCTGAAGTGTCTGGGCTCTGTATACACAACTCACAAGTAGACTATGGATCGATGTATTGACCGAGATACAAACTAATCTTGATAAACTGATGAGGATACTGTCTTAGGATATATTAGTTGTTGGAAATTTCAAACTCCTCCTAGAGCCCCTCTTAAGCTACTAGTTGTCCTCTTAAACATACAGGAGGTGAATTTGGCAAGAGTTTACCAAATTCATTCCTCAAAATAGTACCTTACTataaaaaaacgccaaccacgCAATCCAGGGTGAGCCATAGACAGCTACCCCCACGTTTTTCGATATAATCTTGAGACAGTAAATGCATATGATGTAAGtgttctttttatttaaaatcagaTTTTGAAGTTTTTGCAATTTATCATAATGACTAAGACATTCATTTCAAAGCCGAGTAATAAATACCAAGTGCACAACACTATGAAAATGTGTGCATTGTTCATGAAATGTTGAATAAACCTATCATTGATAATGTTAAGTTTACAATAAATTACAGAAATGATCCACGCacttcagtgaatgaatttcttGTCTTGACCATTTGACTGATTTAAATTTATGTATTCTTGATACCATTCTTCCAGCCACCAAAACTGAAACTTGGTCATTAAATTAAATGGAGAAtatttcctcaaatttattaactGTCATTCAAActgaaattatgtttatttctcCGAGTGCTATGCTAAAATACtagtaatattttttaaattttagctGGTTGTGAAAGGTATGGTGTTTGCTCGCTTTTCTCCAGAACAAAAAGCACAAGTGGTTGAAGCTCTTCAGTCAGTTGGTTACTTTGTTTCTATGTGTGGAGATGGTGCAAATGATTGTGGAGCTTTAAAAGTAGCTCATGCTGGGATTTCCTTAAGTGAAGCAGAAGCAAGTATTGCTAGTCCTTTTACatcaaagaaacaaaatatAAGCTGTGTACCTATGCTTATAAGAGAGGGTCGTTGTGCTCTTGTAACAAGCTTTGGAATGTTCAAATTTATGGCTGGTTACTCCCTCATTCAATCGTTTCCCATAATGTTACTTTTTGTGGTAAGTTCATTTACagataaaatattatatttcaacCCCTACTTTGTACTCTAGTCCATAAAACTGTTTCACAGTTTAGATTATCCTTAGATAATCCAAAATAGACCGGAGTACAACTTTTATTTTCATTGCTTTCTGATAATGTTCCGTTTTTGCTTCAGGTCGGTAGCAATTTTTCTCAGTGACAATACTTACATTGTGATTTCGTCATAATTACAACGTTAGGTTTAACATGTGAGttgttatttattaaacttaGTGTACCGTAGAAGTTCTTTATCATTTTACCTAGCTTCTTAAGACATTCTTAGTAGGCTTAAGTATTTTGTATCCATTATTCTGAAGTGATAATTATGTTAAGTTCTCGTTGACTCAAGTGATTAAATTGATTATAAACCGATCATTCAATGAAAAGATCTCACCATCTTAATAAAGAAATGACTTTTGTATTTACCCGTGGCCTATATCAGCATTATGGAACTAGGTCGTCAAAATTCACAATTCGAGTTCAAATATGAACACTTATAAATGGGATACTTGATTTTAAAAAGTTTCTAAAATGATTGATGTGACTGCACTCATCAATTATATCAATTCAAAAAATCCTAGAATACAAAACATCCTTACATCTAACTTAACATAGTAAAATactaaataaattcatattcaaAATATTCAAGATAGTATGTCTTCAGAGGAAAATCAAGAGATTTCATTTCTGTTCACGATATCGTTTGTCATTTTCGGAAACTATAATGTATGCGTTCTAGTTAATGTTATCCTGTGAACCCTTTCAATTTACTTTCTCATGTTATGGGAAACACTCTAAAACGACTTTAAACATGCAAATAAACACTCAGCTGATGCGAAACGTTAAAGCGGTATTGAGAAGTGAAGTAAACATACCAATCTTATCAAAATTTATGAGGTCGATTTAAATCCGGAAGTACAGTTGATGAGTTGTTTAATCATTGTTATGGACTTTTTCAGCCTAAAGATTTGTTTTATTCTCTATTACTGGAGTTTGATTCAGCTCCAGTCAGCATGTACACTTTGTGTTTTCAAATTAAAAGtatgtttttaataaatatttataaaaattaagtgATTTGGAGCGAAATACAAAGTTTACATCAAGAATACCTGAAAGGTATCGTCATTTTAATCTTTCAGAATAGCCTTATATTTTGTTGTTAGTAATATCAATAGATTCCTAAGCAAACTTTTATATTCACAATATTCTTTACTTTAGTTTGTAATATTTTTTTGTACATATGCGCATACACTTTATGTTGTGGTGTGAGGAACCTAACTTTTATGCTGATGAAAGATAATTTCATGAATTTTGTTGCTGTTCCAACTTATTAGTTTGTAAATAATCACGACGTCATTGAGAATGACCTCAGtgtaaaataatacaaaaatgttACAGCATACACTGAACACTAATATCACATATGTCGAAAGTAAAGTTTGTGAAGTTTTTAGAAGAACATCTACATTCGTTATAGCTGTTAGACAGTACATCCATTTTAAAAAAGTTCGGATATTGTCCCAATGTAATTTGTAATAATGAGGCttatcattcatttaaattacCGTTTCAATCCTCTCCATAATTAGTCGATGACCTAAATGGTGGTAAATTTCTTCTAGATGTTAATGGCTTTATCATAGGTTTATCGACTTTGCataaaactattattaaacGTTTCAGGCACCATTCCTTTGTGCTTTAGTTGTTCAACCTAATTTGGTTTTAACAATATTAGTTTTAGTGATGTTTACAAAAAATCACATAACAGACTGTTTTCTTAATGTTTTCTAATTCCTGGTTGGATAAGAAAAACAAAGCTTTTTGGATGAACCCCCTCAATCATTTTGTCAAATAAATATATCTGATTGCGATAATTTAATTCTTTTCAATTGATTGACACATTCAAATAATGCAAAAATTTCGAATGATTTTCAAACTGATCATGTTTGTTGTGTTGAGTAAAGTACAGAATATGTGATCACAAACGAATATATTGACGAAGGAGCGATTTTTTGTACAGTTCAATCAATAATTGACAATAAATCAACCGATGTTCTACaatcacttatttatttttcacatGCGTCTCAAGTTGTCGTTAGCAAAACATTTGTTGTTCCAGTATTCAGTCGTGCTTCATTTTGACTGCAATTGGTAATTTTGAATACGAAATTTTCACTTTTACGTTCTAAGGAATTCTTACTGCACTAAGTTTGGAAAGCATACTCTCACACGATGACCTTGATGTTGTTCGTCCTAAAGTAAAAGATCCTGACAGCAAAACGATTGTTAATAACCAATGTGTTCGCTATCAATACCATCGTTTTCTATGTTTACATATGTACTGTGTATATAACGTCAAATAACAATCCTAAATTCCCATGctctaaacgatgtactttacccTTAACTTGGCCACTTTTcggattaataatttggatatataattgtagaacctgaagagaatttatcgaaaagaatattcttcgttcaaatattagtcttttaatatgacagGGATCTTTAAACCATTTTGTGTTTGCCTATATAAGTTGTTTAGGGTTTGCCTTGTTATGCAATTCGataattttttaaagtaaatccTATCTTGTTCTGCTGTTTTTTCCGTGTGTTTGCCATATTGCATGTCATCACTACTGCTGTTTTTTCTCTCAtttttttgaatatgtatatcaaACCTGTACCTTGGCATTCACAGTTTTTGTTCTGCTAATACTAACTAAAGTTTCcttgttttctcttttttcaaTATTCTCTGTACTGCCTGCATGGAACTATTCATTACTCCAATTTTCGATAGGGTTCAGCAATAATTGACGTGTTGAAGTTATTGTCTTTTTAATTTTTCCATTTACTCTGCATAGTGTTTTCCTCTTCGTCTAGTAGGTCTTGTAAACTTTGAAGCTTATTACTAAGATCCATCTTGGACTGATTCAGCTTGCTGTCATGGTAAAGAGAGATTGCATTAAACCTTTATTGTACTGCTTCTTCAACTGTCCAACGCTTCTTAGCCTCAGATTTGTCCGACTACCCCCAGGTTCCATCTCAAACTACATCAGATCCTGTCTTTGTTTGTACGCCTTCCATGGAtctttttaatgttttattgatACAGGTGTGATCGGGTTGGTTTTCTGTAGTGTTGTTCGataaaactttatatatatatatatatgtttgtggagaaaaataattcaaaattattGAAAGTACATAGATTTACTAGTatgtcaccattctcgttcctttctccgtGTACATTTCGCCTCATGATGCGTTCGTACCCGATGTTTTCCACCCTGACCTTGAGGTTTAGTTCCCTCGTGATGATAGATAGTTGTCAAAAAAGGCATTGACTTCGCCATTTTAAAAAATCTCGGCTTCACTAATGAGCTGTTATAACTCTTCTGCATGAAGAAACCTCAACTCTCAGGGCGAAACTAAAATGGTTTAAACGAATTTTTCTGTTTAGCGTTTCTTCACAAACTAGGATTACCAGTCGTGTACCCAACCTCCTTTAACTGGAattggaccggcagtaaccctagacgGGCTCCAGGCGAAGTTTGACTAATTTAAAGTggtttgatattattattactgacgAGTCGTTATACATAAAAGAACCATACCTTTCGCAAGACGTATTTGTTTGATACATGTGaacagaaaatatttttaaggAGCTACTCACATTTACTTACTGGCATTTCATCATTTTCTTAAAAACTAAATATATCATCTTTAACTCACAGCTGCATATGGGCTTGCATATTTCAGTAGTTCTAACTGTATTCAGAAGTTTTAGATATGAAGCTTAAGTTTTCTAAACCATTCTTTTGAATTAACTGTTGATTTGCGTTGACTAAGTCACATGTACATTTCGTATCACACTATACTAACTGTCGAATCCTTCATGCATTGGCTGAAACAATGATCTCTAGTCAAAATATTTTAACCAATTAGCTTAAAATGAATTCTTGCTTGATCTAATGTTGAGGTTAACTTAGCAAGTTGCTTAAATGGCAAAACAGCAGAAATAACTTCGTATCAAATATACTTTTAAACTTCACGTTAAACTTGAACTAATTATCAGCCTTAGGGTTGATTCATTGTTTATGAAGAATTTCAATAATATGGTTTGCGCCATGAAACCTTAATTGGAAATAgaaagtatatttatattttcaagaaaaacctacttttattctttcattataaaataatcTACATATTGACTGCTTTaattttttccattttatgTTAATGATCTTCACTAGTTGGATATACACATGCTTATCCATATCTTTCTGCTGAACCGCCTACAATGAGACTTTTGAGCATGGTAACAATGATTTCATTATTTGGTCAAGTGATAATTGGTTTTATTATTCAGGCAACTGCATTCATATTGATTCGCTTTCAATCTTGGTATGCGATTTCGTTGAATTTTATTTCTGACTGCACGTTGTTAGCGAATTTCATTCGTCACTGTTCTTTTGTTAGTTGCTtgcattttcatatttttacatAAGTTGTAGAAGAAAATGTAAATGCCAGTTAACTGTAAATGTATGTAATACCAGTCCAATACCTTGCTCATGAATATTCATATTACGAGAAACATTTTGTACATTCATTTTTATCCCAGCTATATTGAAGAACTAAATAGAAATTCAAGTTGACTTTTACACATTTTGATGTATTTGCAAACAGATATTGAATCCATGTAAGATGGTTGCATGCAGTAGATAAGATACTTCAGATCTAGGTTTGGTGTCGCTTTGTACTTGTTAGTAAAATTCTTAAACCATGAAAAGCACTCTTTTTGTGAACATGATTGCATGACTAGGCAACAAAATTAAAGTTAATTGGAAACTTGGAACTTAGCTTACAAACTGAACGGAAGCAGAGTTTAACGTTTGATTGAAGTTGTTTTATGCATGCATTTTGCCTTTATGCGATATGCTTTTTCCTAAaatttatggtgtgatgtgtaAACCAAGTaagaaaaatgtttttcaattgttttGAATGTAGTGAATTATTGGTCGATTTATTTTTCACAGACGTAAACCTTCGATCATTTACTCTTAAATTTTTGTTCGATCTGTTTGTAACATTGAGGAAATTTACCATTCTTTGATCATTCTTTTAATAGGTATATGCCGTTATATTCGTACTCTAATACAGCTGAGTATAAAAACTACGAAAATGCGGCTGTATTTATAGTCTCCACTTATCAATATATAATTTTGGCCATCGCCTTTTCAAAAGGAGCACCATATCGTAAATCAATTTTAACTAATTGTAAGTTGTTTGTGTTTACATAAGTATTTATTAATGACGTAGATTGTTAAGTATTAAAAACGTGAATTTACTGGATGTAGCAATGTGGTAGTGAGATTTCAACTTATAATTTAACATACAACGATCCCTTTGTGATGATAATGTTAACACTTGTTTGTTGTTCTTTATCCtgttgtggatgcagaggaatagaccaataattatcatgttaagtccaatggcgtccttggactttaaatggacatttcctattggtcgatatctgttcacttgttgaatattgtacaaaatgttgttttctattttatggtacgatgtggtatgcttgattggcatataaacaaagtatgtttgaaatataatgattcatatctccgaggctgtggcttgtgttctggactcaactgactgggctagacagggaagtgggaccaatcgagactctaggccgtccgtacgtgtttacgtgtcactgtaatcgatcgataacacagggtaaaaatcgacagcAACCTAAAGCCATAACATATCCAATGGAACTAATTAGTATATAATTATCCGGTTTTATCTTAGATTCGGTTTCTTTTTATCTCTAGGTTATTATGCAGAGATGTTGCTACACTACTTAGTTCAGGTAGAAATTATTTCATCAAACGAATTGGGAAAATTCACACCATTTGAATTGATGCGTTTTCAAACTATTTCCATCGCACAACGTTTCTTTGAATTATATTCATAGGGACTTAGTAGTTCTTTAGTTATTATAGCATTTACCAAGTAATTTACATATGTAACTCGGACTAGttaattgtatgaaatattcatttcattactaTGTCAATAGTTTTAAAACACTATTCGATGAATATAAACTGGCTGCTTCTTACTAATCAGCGTGTTATTTGAATTTCCAATTACGGTTATATAATCCGTGTTTGACTATAGTATCCACTTTTGAATGATTCCACGACTTACTTCACACACATATGTTCTTGTTTGATCTCTAAACATTTATAAAGATTTACAATACACTAATCTTTTGTTTCTCTTGTGTTTTATTTCAATAGATGCATTTGTGCTGAATATTTTGGTGTGTTTTGCGTTAAGTCTTTACTTGACAACTTATCCTGCTAATTGGATAGTTGAACTTTTACAAGTAAGTTTACGGAAGACTAGCGTTTCACCTGAAGTAGTATACAAGTAACTTGGTTTCAATACCGGCTATAATTTTTATTTGGGTCAGTCATAATCAGCATAAAGCCTGGGACAATAAAACTTAACGAAGATAGACACAGAATGCATATTCTCACTCTCGCTCACTTGATAGCCAGAATAGATCACAACGCAGCAAACAGATAACGTCGAATCATATAATATATAGTTGCTTCCTGACCACATATCAACACTACtaagaaattaaaatataatctCAATGATTGGTCCTTAATCAAGTAACAGTAGTTTAACAAACGCACAACACATTGTTTTATACATCACGTCAAAGCTTGTAATTCGGCGAATACCAAAATACAACagtttatgtatttaataatCATGCGACCGAAATGTAAACAGAAACCTCAGATAGGATCAGTCCGAAAGTTCAGCTTTTCTTGATGTTTATTCCGTTATAACGATAATGTAGTATCAATGGTAACGCGTAGAACTAAATATTGAGAACTTGGTTTGTAAAGACTGAGTGGGAATCTATATTTGGGAGAATACTGAGATTCAGAACCTAGAGAATTTGAAGTGATTGGATCCTTTCCATTGTAACTAACTCTGAACCATTTTATCCAACGTTTCTTACCATTACTGCAAACAATGCTCATATCGACAGtcaataatttctttttctgacACCCTGTCTAGGTTTGGCAGCCTTTAGCTTTCTTCTGGTTCACTCCTACTTCAGATAACATTGGAGTTCGAGGTAGTTGATAGCTGTTCATACGAAATATGCATACCAGCCACCTCATTCGATGAAGATCTACAATTTTATCGACCTATTGGTATCTTTGTCTTATACTCTATGCCTAACCTTTTTATTGCTCACTCGATCGTCCCATTAAAGTGCGACACTGAAACGAAGATAACCAAAATCAAGTCTGTAGCCTATGCATGTCTTCTACTTTTATAGGCTATGTATCACAGCCATAGAGCAATTCAGAAAAGACTGCCACTCCGTAAACTGGCCCTATGGTTAGCAGAAGTAAAGAAACACAATTAAATTCGGCATTTTTCTTTCCATACCGTGGTGATTTATCTACATTTAACCGATACATTGATTATTAGTTCTCAAACTAgtttaattttattcagtttgCTGTTCATAGGTTGCAAATTAAAACCGAGTGATTATATGGGTTAATATTTTAAGACACCATGCCAGTCAATCCGA from Schistosoma haematobium chromosome ZW, whole genome shotgun sequence includes:
- a CDS encoding hypothetical protein (EggNog:ENOG410V4B6~COG:P), with the translated sequence MIVIACRSLTVGDVMNNIDSKDKGNRADFEKGLYKSSTETRHSLSIQTIDRPDFHLAVSGKTWSVIQEHYPWLIPKLVVKGMVFARFSPEQKAQVVEALQSVGYFVSMCGDGANDCGALKVAHAGISLSEAEASIASPFTSKKQNISCVPMLIREGRCALVTSFGMFKFMAGYSLIQSFPIMLLFVVSSFTDKILYFNPYFVL